The Thiomonas sp. FB-Cd genome includes a window with the following:
- the yaaA gene encoding peroxide stress protein YaaA, whose product MLIVLSPAKTLDFTSAIPELPVTQPRFIPQAAELIKILREKSPAELSSLMHISDKLSTLNAQRYAQWSPRFTPDNSRPAILAFNGDVYEGLDAAHLKGKDLQWAQDHIALLSGLYGVLRPLDLMQPYRLEMGTLLPNRQGKDLYAYWGNRIAQTLREQLQGHTHPVLVNLASDEYFGAVRMEALGLPVVQPVFQDGNAGVYKTISFYAKRARGLMARYAITRRIADPDRLKAFDLEGYGYSAEASTTTRWVYRRAKPQTAQL is encoded by the coding sequence ATGCTGATTGTTCTTTCCCCCGCCAAGACCCTCGACTTCACCAGCGCGATCCCCGAACTCCCGGTCACCCAGCCGCGATTCATCCCTCAAGCGGCAGAATTGATCAAGATCCTGCGTGAGAAAAGCCCGGCCGAGCTCTCCAGTCTGATGCACATCTCTGACAAACTCTCGACGCTCAACGCACAACGCTATGCGCAATGGTCGCCGCGCTTCACGCCCGACAACAGCCGGCCCGCCATTCTCGCGTTCAACGGTGACGTCTACGAAGGACTGGACGCAGCCCATCTCAAGGGCAAAGACCTCCAATGGGCACAGGACCACATCGCCCTGCTCAGTGGTCTTTACGGTGTGCTGCGGCCCCTCGACCTCATGCAGCCGTACCGCCTGGAGATGGGTACGCTGCTCCCGAACCGTCAAGGCAAAGACCTCTACGCCTACTGGGGCAACCGCATCGCGCAGACCCTTCGCGAACAACTTCAAGGCCATACCCACCCGGTGCTCGTGAATCTGGCCTCAGACGAGTACTTTGGCGCCGTACGTATGGAAGCGCTCGGCCTCCCCGTCGTGCAACCTGTTTTCCAAGACGGCAATGCAGGTGTTTACAAGACAATCAGCTTTTATGCCAAGCGCGCGCGGGGCCTTATGGCTCGTTATGCAATCACCCGTCGCATAGCCGACCCAGATCGCCTCAAAGCCTTTGATCTTGAAGGTTACGGCTACAGTGCCGAAGCTTCGACCACCACCCGCTGGGTCTACCGCCGAGCCAAACCCCAAACAGCTCAGTTATGA
- a CDS encoding DUF6538 domain-containing protein, whose amino-acid sequence MYFLLYNLLDYKGSATLVHHVPGAFFMVYFTQQRGTYIFQLRVPRKNQAQFGQLIRVQLGTSDLAAAKVLSMHLAAQWLARFSGLELPATFVAQPPSVDDAATGGNSSGKPDTGPGLKPDMGLPPEARKGPVPHAQTFLAVFEYWRDLNPSRPLRTIVEFEAGAEAFDRFIQRPVAQLDRRLVAAYRDALLARSLHPKTVTNKLSHISAMLQAAVDAGL is encoded by the coding sequence TTGTACTTTTTGTTGTACAACTTGCTCGATTACAAAGGCTCTGCGACGTTGGTCCACCACGTCCCCGGAGCCTTTTTCATGGTCTATTTCACGCAGCAACGCGGCACCTATATCTTCCAGCTGCGCGTGCCGCGCAAAAATCAAGCCCAATTCGGCCAACTCATCCGCGTTCAGCTGGGCACCAGCGACCTTGCGGCCGCCAAGGTGCTGAGCATGCACTTGGCCGCCCAATGGCTGGCACGCTTCTCCGGCCTGGAGTTGCCAGCGACCTTCGTAGCTCAGCCACCGAGTGTCGACGACGCCGCGACGGGCGGCAACAGCTCGGGAAAGCCCGATACGGGTCCTGGCCTGAAGCCCGACATGGGCCTCCCGCCCGAGGCCCGCAAAGGCCCCGTCCCGCACGCGCAAACCTTTCTCGCCGTCTTTGAATACTGGCGGGACTTGAATCCGAGCCGCCCACTGCGCACCATCGTCGAGTTCGAAGCCGGCGCCGAAGCTTTCGACCGCTTCATTCAGCGACCCGTTGCACAACTCGACCGGCGCCTCGTCGCTGCGTACCGCGATGCGCTGCTCGCCCGCTCGCTGCACCCCAAGACGGTGACCAACAAGCTCAGTCACATCAGCGCCATGCTCCAAGCCGCGGTTGACGCTGGCCTGTAA
- a CDS encoding IS66 family transposase — translation MLDAIDSDRLQALGDDPTAQYARAVIARMQADLKLKQTKIEALSFELARLKQWRFGQSSEALDTQGELFDAKTQALLQAEEQAEDRAADEERTAPGKRRPKRQPLPSQLPRIEHRYEIESGQCPQGHALRRIGEEISEQLDCEPTRFFVHRHIRGKYACACCQTVLAAPMPAQIIDKGIPAPGLLAQVVLAKHDDHLPLYRQEEIYRRSGVHIPRSSMAQWVGICGVRLEPLAQALKDHLLAQPVLHADETPVAELAPGTGKTHRAYVWVYRSALTPAVVFDYCASRAGAHARDFLQDWSGTLLTDGFSGYAALHAQDSIVEAGCWAHVRRKFFEAHKLAGSAIAQEALERIGALYGIEQTLREHPPDARTVMRQHQSQPLLDALHAWLLDQRPLLAKADATARAIDYALGRWSALCVFASDGRVPIDNNPVENAIRPLALGRKNWLFVGSPQAGSRAAVLMTLIESAKLCEVDPWAYLKDVLTKLPTWPNSRLGELLPHNWAKANTPAVST, via the coding sequence ATGCTCGACGCCATCGATTCCGACCGACTGCAGGCCCTGGGGGACGATCCGACGGCGCAGTACGCGCGTGCGGTCATTGCCCGCATGCAGGCGGATCTGAAGTTGAAGCAGACGAAGATCGAGGCCCTGAGCTTCGAGCTGGCGCGCCTCAAGCAATGGCGTTTTGGGCAATCGAGCGAGGCACTGGACACCCAGGGCGAGCTCTTCGATGCCAAGACGCAGGCGCTGCTGCAAGCCGAGGAACAGGCCGAGGACCGGGCAGCCGATGAGGAGCGCACAGCCCCAGGCAAACGTCGCCCCAAACGCCAACCACTGCCCAGTCAACTGCCGCGCATCGAACACCGCTACGAGATCGAATCGGGGCAGTGCCCGCAGGGCCACGCCCTGCGCCGCATCGGTGAGGAGATCAGCGAACAGCTCGACTGCGAGCCCACGCGTTTCTTCGTGCACCGGCACATCCGCGGCAAGTACGCCTGCGCATGCTGCCAGACGGTGTTGGCTGCGCCCATGCCGGCCCAGATCATCGACAAGGGCATCCCCGCTCCCGGCCTGCTGGCGCAGGTGGTGCTGGCCAAGCACGACGATCACCTGCCGCTGTACCGCCAGGAGGAGATCTATCGTCGCAGCGGCGTGCACATCCCGCGCTCGAGCATGGCGCAGTGGGTGGGCATCTGTGGCGTGCGCCTGGAGCCGCTGGCCCAGGCACTCAAAGACCATCTGTTGGCGCAGCCCGTGCTGCACGCTGATGAGACCCCGGTGGCCGAGCTGGCCCCGGGCACCGGCAAGACGCACCGCGCCTATGTCTGGGTCTACCGCAGCGCGTTGACCCCGGCCGTGGTGTTTGACTATTGCGCCAGCCGCGCCGGTGCGCATGCGCGCGACTTCCTGCAGGACTGGTCAGGGACCTTGCTGACCGACGGGTTCAGCGGCTACGCCGCCCTCCATGCCCAGGACTCGATCGTCGAAGCGGGTTGCTGGGCGCATGTGCGGCGCAAGTTCTTCGAGGCGCACAAGCTGGCCGGCAGCGCCATCGCGCAGGAGGCACTCGAGCGCATTGGGGCCTTGTATGGCATCGAGCAGACCCTTCGGGAGCATCCGCCCGATGCGCGCACCGTCATGCGCCAGCACCAAAGCCAACCCTTGCTGGATGCCTTGCACGCCTGGCTGCTCGACCAGCGCCCACTCCTGGCCAAGGCGGACGCCACGGCGCGGGCCATCGACTATGCGCTGGGCCGCTGGAGCGCCTTGTGCGTGTTTGCCAGCGATGGGCGCGTGCCCATCGATAACAACCCCGTGGAAAACGCCATTCGTCCCCTCGCCCTGGGCCGCAAAAACTGGCTCTTTGTGGGCTCGCCCCAAGCCGGCAGCCGAGCCGCGGTGCTCATGACGCTGATCGAATCGGCCAAGCTGTGCGAGGTCGACCCCTGGGCCTATCTCAAGGACGTGCTGACGAAGCTACCCACCTGGCCCAACAGCCGCTTGGGCGAATTGCTGCCGCACAACTGGGCCAAAGCCAACACCCCTGCCGTCAGCACCTGA
- the tnpB gene encoding IS66 family insertion sequence element accessory protein TnpB (TnpB, as the term is used for proteins encoded by IS66 family insertion elements, is considered an accessory protein, since TnpC, encoded by a neighboring gene, is a DDE family transposase.), giving the protein MLRIEAVWLAVGASDLRGGMDSLLGQVVARFGSAQRHHAYVFANRSATRLKVLVFDGAGIWLCTRRLQEGRFVWPQDDREALHLSEQQWRWLVAGLPWQRMTAHATAAAIAVV; this is encoded by the coding sequence ATGCTGCGCATTGAGGCCGTCTGGCTGGCGGTGGGTGCCAGTGATCTGCGCGGCGGCATGGACAGCCTGCTGGGGCAGGTTGTGGCCCGGTTTGGCTCGGCCCAACGGCACCACGCCTACGTGTTTGCCAACCGCAGCGCGACAAGGCTGAAGGTGCTGGTGTTTGATGGCGCCGGGATCTGGCTGTGCACGCGCCGACTGCAAGAAGGCCGGTTCGTCTGGCCGCAGGACGATCGTGAGGCGCTGCACCTGAGCGAGCAGCAATGGCGCTGGCTGGTGGCCGGGCTGCCGTGGCAGCGGATGACGGCGCACGCCACGGCAGCAGCCATTGCCGTGGTGTAG
- a CDS encoding type II toxin-antitoxin system YafQ family toxin has product MPRTLDETSQFKRDKKRIKGSGRYDWEEMRDVVKELMNDRPLDPRHRDHELSGEYAGVRECHVAPDWLLIYDKGGPLKGGSLRLIRTGSHSELF; this is encoded by the coding sequence GTGCCGCGAACGCTTGACGAGACCAGTCAGTTCAAGCGGGACAAGAAGCGCATCAAGGGCTCCGGTCGTTACGACTGGGAGGAGATGCGCGATGTCGTGAAGGAATTGATGAACGACCGCCCGCTGGACCCGAGGCATCGCGACCATGAACTCTCAGGCGAGTATGCGGGCGTCCGCGAGTGCCACGTCGCACCGGACTGGCTTCTTATCTACGACAAAGGGGGGCCGCTCAAGGGCGGCTCGCTCAGGCTCATCCGAACCGGGTCGCACAGCGAACTCTTCTAG
- a CDS encoding type II toxin-antitoxin system RelB/DinJ family antitoxin, whose protein sequence is MLTVDVRSRVEPELKREAAAVLKASGLDVSTAIRLFLRSVVEKGGLPMDLPRANPVTLAAIRDAKAGKTTRTTLEDF, encoded by the coding sequence ATGTTGACCGTTGATGTTCGTTCCCGTGTCGAGCCCGAGCTCAAGCGTGAGGCTGCGGCGGTCCTGAAGGCCTCCGGCTTGGACGTGAGCACAGCCATTCGCTTGTTCCTGCGCAGCGTAGTCGAGAAAGGCGGGCTTCCCATGGACCTGCCCCGCGCCAATCCTGTCACTCTGGCCGCTATCCGGGACGCCAAAGCCGGAAAGACGACGCGCACGACGCTTGAGGATTTCTGA
- the istA gene encoding IS21 family transposase, translating to MPTTRITMRQIRETLRLHLQAGLTYSEVAGALKISKSVVGKYVLLARVAGVDWAVAQTLSDAELEGRLYRPPVPRASDQLAPDFAAIHQELKRAGVTLMLLWEEYASGNALAYKYTSFCIKYRAWAQSLKRSMRQVHVAGEKLFVDYAGQTVPITDPTTGEVSAAQIFVATLGASTYTFACATPRQTTADWIGAQVQALEFFGGVPRLIVPDQARALIKHPDTYDPLPNRTYEEFASHYGCALLAARPAHPRDKAWAALCTSCG from the coding sequence ATGCCAACAACAAGAATCACGATGCGCCAGATCCGAGAGACATTGCGCCTGCATCTGCAGGCTGGGCTGACCTACAGCGAGGTAGCCGGCGCGCTCAAGATATCCAAGAGCGTGGTGGGCAAGTACGTGTTGCTGGCCCGGGTGGCTGGTGTGGACTGGGCGGTGGCCCAGACCCTGAGCGACGCCGAGTTGGAGGGGCGGCTATACCGCCCGCCTGTGCCGCGCGCCAGCGATCAGCTGGCCCCCGATTTCGCCGCCATTCACCAAGAGCTCAAGCGCGCCGGCGTGACGCTGATGCTGCTGTGGGAGGAGTACGCCAGCGGCAACGCGTTGGCCTACAAGTACACGAGCTTTTGCATCAAGTACCGCGCGTGGGCACAGAGCCTCAAGCGCTCGATGCGGCAAGTGCATGTGGCAGGCGAGAAGCTGTTCGTCGACTACGCCGGGCAGACGGTGCCGATCACGGACCCGACCACCGGCGAGGTCAGCGCCGCGCAGATCTTCGTGGCCACGCTGGGGGCATCGACCTACACCTTCGCCTGCGCCACGCCGCGCCAGACCACCGCCGACTGGATTGGCGCGCAGGTGCAGGCGCTGGAATTCTTCGGCGGCGTGCCGCGGCTGATCGTGCCCGACCAGGCGCGCGCCCTGATCAAGCATCCCGACACCTACGACCCGCTACCCAACCGCACGTACGAGGAATTCGCCAGCCATTACGGATGCGCGCTGCTGGCCGCACGCCCAGCGCACCCGAGGGACAAGGCTTGGGCTGCACTTTGCACCTCATGTGGTTGA
- a CDS encoding recombinase family protein — MLTDSALKVGADHLRRDAFLYVRQSSLRQVFENTESTKRQYALRERAVALGWPIERVHVIDSDLGLSGAQARDRDGFQHLVTEVALGHAGIVLGLEVSRLARNNADWHRLLELASMSSTLILDEDGVYDPASFNDRLLLGLKGTMSEAELHILKSRLQGGILNKARRGELELPLPVGLVYDGAGRVVLDPDRQVRDSVAMLFAVFRDLGSASAVVRRLQIQEVMFPRRVRRGIGKGDLLWGTLDVSRALQILHNPRYAGAFAYGRTRIAFNAQLRPVQREVKQQDWPVLIRDAHEGYIDWAEFERNQHKLRQNLGFSAGERGSMPREGNALLQGRLLCGKCGCRMRVHYEKLSGQLRPYYCCTEEAVRRAGKPCQRVHGLAVDEAVAALLLQTVAPAAIEVALAVQDEIAQRIEQAGVRRQAQLERASYEAELARRRYAKVDPDNRLVADALEADWNQRLRELDHLKREHERQQQDEQAQLDAPARQRITELARDFPRVWSDSRTSALERKRMLAMLIEDVTLVAGTSIAVHVRWRGGRTQSLCVDKPRPIALIRKTPPDVVKLIDELLGSSTDTQVAARLNELGHRNWRGESFSQKKVIVVRVAYKLRSRFERLRERGMLTGDEMAQQLGVSTSTIHELGRQGLLARHLYGNNHRCLYEPPLGGQLIRGAGGRHGGRPARFIAAPSTT, encoded by the coding sequence TGCGCCAGGTGTTCGAGAACACCGAAAGCACCAAGCGTCAGTACGCGTTGCGCGAACGGGCTGTCGCACTGGGCTGGCCCATCGAGCGGGTGCATGTCATCGACAGCGACCTGGGCCTGTCTGGGGCCCAGGCGCGCGACCGCGATGGATTCCAGCATCTGGTCACCGAAGTCGCGCTGGGGCACGCCGGTATCGTGCTGGGACTGGAGGTGTCGCGCCTGGCGCGCAACAACGCCGACTGGCATCGGCTGCTCGAACTGGCGTCGATGTCGAGCACCCTGATTCTGGACGAGGACGGGGTCTACGACCCAGCGAGTTTCAACGACCGGCTGCTGCTGGGCCTGAAGGGCACGATGAGTGAAGCGGAGCTGCACATCCTGAAGTCACGCCTGCAAGGCGGGATCTTGAACAAGGCGCGCCGCGGTGAGCTCGAATTGCCCCTGCCCGTGGGCCTGGTCTACGACGGCGCTGGCCGGGTGGTGCTGGATCCTGACCGCCAGGTGCGCGACAGCGTCGCGATGCTGTTCGCGGTCTTCCGCGACCTCGGCTCGGCCAGCGCCGTGGTCCGTCGTCTGCAGATCCAGGAGGTGATGTTCCCTCGACGTGTCCGGCGCGGCATCGGCAAGGGTGATCTGCTGTGGGGTACGTTGGATGTGTCTCGCGCATTGCAGATTCTGCACAACCCGCGCTATGCAGGTGCCTTCGCCTACGGAAGAACGCGGATCGCGTTCAACGCCCAACTGCGCCCCGTACAGCGTGAGGTCAAGCAGCAGGACTGGCCGGTGCTGATCCGCGACGCCCACGAGGGCTACATTGACTGGGCGGAGTTTGAACGCAACCAGCACAAGTTGCGTCAGAACCTGGGCTTCTCTGCGGGCGAGCGCGGCAGCATGCCGCGCGAGGGCAACGCCTTGCTGCAGGGCCGGCTGCTGTGCGGCAAGTGTGGCTGCCGCATGCGGGTCCACTACGAGAAACTCTCGGGTCAGCTGCGACCGTACTACTGCTGCACGGAAGAGGCTGTGCGCCGGGCCGGCAAGCCTTGCCAGCGGGTGCATGGGCTGGCGGTCGACGAGGCCGTCGCAGCCCTGCTTCTACAGACCGTCGCGCCGGCGGCCATCGAGGTTGCGCTCGCTGTGCAGGACGAGATCGCCCAGCGCATTGAGCAGGCCGGGGTGCGGCGGCAGGCTCAGCTCGAACGCGCAAGCTACGAGGCCGAGTTGGCGCGTCGCCGATACGCCAAGGTGGATCCGGACAATCGGCTGGTGGCCGATGCCTTGGAGGCGGACTGGAACCAGCGACTGCGCGAACTCGACCACCTGAAGCGCGAGCACGAGCGCCAGCAGCAAGACGAGCAGGCTCAGCTTGATGCGCCAGCGCGCCAACGCATCACCGAGCTGGCGCGCGACTTCCCTCGCGTGTGGAGCGACAGCAGGACCAGTGCGCTGGAGCGCAAGCGCATGCTGGCCATGTTGATCGAGGACGTGACCCTGGTCGCCGGAACAAGCATTGCGGTACATGTACGCTGGCGTGGCGGGCGCACCCAGAGCCTATGCGTCGATAAGCCGCGGCCGATCGCGCTGATCCGCAAGACGCCGCCGGATGTGGTCAAGCTCATCGACGAATTGCTCGGTTCATCCACTGATACGCAGGTCGCAGCACGACTGAATGAACTCGGGCACCGCAATTGGCGGGGCGAGTCGTTCTCACAGAAGAAGGTCATCGTTGTGCGAGTCGCGTACAAGCTGCGAAGCCGCTTCGAGCGGCTGCGCGAGCGCGGCATGCTCACGGGTGACGAGATGGCACAGCAGCTCGGGGTGTCAACCAGCACCATCCACGAACTCGGTCGCCAGGGCCTGCTGGCACGGCACCTGTACGGCAACAACCACCGCTGCTTGTACGAGCCGCCCCTTGGTGGTCAACTCATTCGTGGCGCTGGCGGCCGCCACGGTGGCCGGCCCGCCCGGTTCATCGCCGCTCCATCAACCACATGA